One Aquarana catesbeiana isolate 2022-GZ linkage group LG06, ASM4218655v1, whole genome shotgun sequence genomic region harbors:
- the LOC141147218 gene encoding histone H2B type 3-B-like isoform X2 — translation MPDISIPLIFTNSIMKSSPVNVKKMEAMSKNTLQRTMGRNVRAKYSSYIYRVLKQSGQEQSIHISKDMMDSIASEAARLGLHNKRRTITKREVEGAMKQFLAGGHPNSTVHAPASQ, via the exons ATTTTTACAAATTCCATAATGAAGTCCTCTCCTGTTAATGTGAAGAAGATGGAGGCTATGAGCAAGAACACACTTCAAAGGACCATGGGAAGAAACGTGAGGGCAAAATACTCAAGCTATATCTACAGGGTGTTAAAACAG AGTGGTCAGGAGCAGAGCATCCATATCTCAAAGGACATGATGGATTCCATAGCTTCTGAAGCTGCTAGACTTGGCCTGCACAACAAGAGACGGACCATCACAAAGCGAGAGGTTGAGGGCGCCATGAAGCAATTCTTGGCTGGAGGGCATCCTAATTCTACTGTCCATGCTCCTGCAAGTCAATGA
- the LOC141147218 gene encoding histone H2B type 3-B-like isoform X1, translating to MYAVSSAGQIFTNSIMKSSPVNVKKMEAMSKNTLQRTMGRNVRAKYSSYIYRVLKQSGQEQSIHISKDMMDSIASEAARLGLHNKRRTITKREVEGAMKQFLAGGHPNSTVHAPASQ from the exons ATTTTTACAAATTCCATAATGAAGTCCTCTCCTGTTAATGTGAAGAAGATGGAGGCTATGAGCAAGAACACACTTCAAAGGACCATGGGAAGAAACGTGAGGGCAAAATACTCAAGCTATATCTACAGGGTGTTAAAACAG AGTGGTCAGGAGCAGAGCATCCATATCTCAAAGGACATGATGGATTCCATAGCTTCTGAAGCTGCTAGACTTGGCCTGCACAACAAGAGACGGACCATCACAAAGCGAGAGGTTGAGGGCGCCATGAAGCAATTCTTGGCTGGAGGGCATCCTAATTCTACTGTCCATGCTCCTGCAAGTCAATGA
- the LOC141147218 gene encoding histone H2B type 3-B-like isoform X3, which translates to MKSSPVNVKKMEAMSKNTLQRTMGRNVRAKYSSYIYRVLKQSGQEQSIHISKDMMDSIASEAARLGLHNKRRTITKREVEGAMKQFLAGGHPNSTVHAPASQ; encoded by the exons ATGAAGTCCTCTCCTGTTAATGTGAAGAAGATGGAGGCTATGAGCAAGAACACACTTCAAAGGACCATGGGAAGAAACGTGAGGGCAAAATACTCAAGCTATATCTACAGGGTGTTAAAACAG AGTGGTCAGGAGCAGAGCATCCATATCTCAAAGGACATGATGGATTCCATAGCTTCTGAAGCTGCTAGACTTGGCCTGCACAACAAGAGACGGACCATCACAAAGCGAGAGGTTGAGGGCGCCATGAAGCAATTCTTGGCTGGAGGGCATCCTAATTCTACTGTCCATGCTCCTGCAAGTCAATGA